The following coding sequences are from one Lolium rigidum isolate FL_2022 chromosome 6, APGP_CSIRO_Lrig_0.1, whole genome shotgun sequence window:
- the LOC124666462 gene encoding protein SOSEKI 4-like, with product MAVVVSGAGTGTGRAMRAEQPRPHWRERQEQRSPDLAVPRPPRPRPAGPARVAVVYYLARNGHLEHPHFMEVPLASPEGLYLRDVIDRLDALRGKGMARMYSWASKRTYRNGFVWHDLTDDDYVHPVAGREYVLKGTELLTPPTMQQLPMLDAAAAASSCSSGSHSQETATSSSSGWEQRGHTKAAGASEYRVYRAEDRAAAAADAATQTDDGCRRGRQRRAQEELGREETSPPTASTSPDTLETLIKADGRVVATVAGGGGSRARASSVLMQLISCGSVSVKGGLATPVMPRGVHHYRPRPPRAAAVTLTPTRRQKVVEDKEYFSGSLVETQRSAAADDACQDLAVLRRSSSYNADRALKAEEAVDQHDRCIPRRPKSKRDGYQYQAISGGAKRIGG from the exons atggcggtggtggtgtcgggggccggcaccggcaccggcaggGCGATGAGGGCGGAGCAGCCGCGGCCGCACTGGCGGGAGCGGCAGGAGCAGCGGAGCCCCGACTTGGCCGTGCCGAGGCCGCCGCGCCCGCGGCCCGCCGGGCCGGCCAGGGTGGCCGTCGTGTACTACCTGGCCAGGAACGGCCACCTCGAGCACCCGCACTTCATGGAGGTCCCGCTGGCGTCTCCCGAGGGCCTCTACCTCCGTG ATGTGATCGACCGGCTCGACGCGCTGCGGGGCAAGGGGATGGCGCGCATGTACTCCTGGGCGTCCAAGAG GACTTACCGGAACGGGTTCGTGTGGcacgacctcaccgacgacgattACGTCCACCCGGTGGCCGGCCGGGAGTACGTGCTCAAGGGCACCGAGCTGCTGACCCCGCCGACGATGCAGCAGCTCCCGATGCTCGACGCGGCGGCCGCGGCATCGTCCTGCTCCTCCGGCTCCCATTCCCAGGAGACCGCCACGTCCTCGTCGTCCGGGTGGGAGCAGCGCGGCCACACGAAAGCCGCCGGCGCCAGCGAGTACAGGGTGTACAGGGCCGAGGACCGCGCCGCGGCAGCCGCGGACGCGGCGACGCAGACCGACGACggctgccgccgcggccgccagaggcgcgcgcaggaggagctgggcCGGGAGGAGACGTCGCCGCCGACGGCGTCCACGAGCCCCGACACGCTCGAGACGCTGATCAAGGCGGACGGCCGCGTCGTCGCCACCGTCGCGGGCGGCGGGGGCAGCAGGGCAAGGGCGTCGTCGGTGCTGATGCAGCTCATCTCGTGCGGGTCCGTGTCGGTCAAGGGCGGGCTGGCCACGCCCGTGATGCCGCGCGGGGTGCACCACTACCGCCCGCGCCCGCCGCGCGCGGCCGCCGTGACGCTGACGCCGACCCGCCGGCAGAAGGTGGTCGAGGACAAGGAGTACTTCAGCGGGAGCCTCGTGGAGACGCAGCGCtcggccgccgccgacgacgcgtgCCAGGACCTGgccgtgctccggcggtcgtcttcCTACAACGCCGACag GGCGCTcaaggcggaggaggcggtggacCAGCACGACCGCTGCATCCCTCGCAGGCCCAAGAGCAAGAGAGATGGCTACCAGTACCAGGCCATCTCGGGCGGCGCCAAGAGGATCGGAGGCTGA